Below is a window of Fervidobacterium pennivorans DSM 9078 DNA.
TCAAACTGCGGCGCGTGTACCCAATTTCACCCACTATTTTTATGGCTTCTTTGAAATACACTATGGAGAGTAGGTATCCATCGTACGCTATACCAAATGAGTTATATATGCTTACTAAAAGATGTTTCAAACTGTACTGATTAGCAATCTCCAGTGCTTGGTTTAAAAACACTGTAGCTTTCTTCCTATTCGTGTATACCAAAGCATTGCCAATTAACCATAACCATTCCGCCTTTAACTCGGCCCATTTTTCGTTCCAAATTTTAATCTTTTGAATTTCTTCAACGTCAGGACCAGTATCTGATAGTTTATCGTAATATGACAAGTATGCCCTTTCCTTGATAAAAGATAGTTTTAATGACTTGTATTTTGTTAGTTCGAAGGACCTCAAAATATCGTCAATATAAGAAACACAGTCTAAATACTTTTCTTCAACGAATAGTTCAAGTGCTTTCAGGTAAGTAAAAATTCTTTTTTCTGGAAGCTGTATGCTTTTAAAATTTAAACTAATTCCTTCTCGATTTTCAAGTTCAAGTCTCAACTTGTGGAATGCATATGATTCTTCTTTACAATTTTTCTTTAAGATTTCGTAAGCTTTGTATAAAGCATCCGACAGAAAAGAAGGAGAAAATGTGTATTTTTCCAATCCTATCTTCACAAACCTAAGATAAGTAACTGCTGCAGATAGTTCCCTACCAGCCCGCATGTAGTGAAAAGCAGCTTTAAGCGCGTATTGATTATATGGACTGATGTGTCTACTGTACTCTTTTGCCATCATCTCATGAATTAGTTTTAATTGCGCGTCATCTTCTATTGGAGATGCCAAATCGTAATCAACTATGTACTCACCATCGTCCGACCTTACTAATTGTTCTTCTATGAGTTTTCTTAGCATACTTTCTCCATCTTTGCCTGTTACTGAACTGAATATCATCAGGTCTTGCCTATCAAATTCCTTCCCTAAGGTTTTTATCAACAGCAAGTCTTCCGCCACACGTGAAAGTTTTGCTTCAATATCTTTGTCAGATAACTTCTTCCCTGGTATTTCAATAATGAATTTTTTATCCGGTTGCTTTGATTTGTAAGTCAAAACCACCGTTTTAATTTCAGAATTCTTCAGAATTTCTAAGAATCGTCTTACAAGATAATGGGGGTCGTCAACATCCTTGACTATCAGTATAACCTTCCCGAATCTCTTGAAAATATTAACCAGTTCACCAACCATCGCGTCGAATTTGCAAACTGAATATAAACACTGCACCAAGCCCGAGAATTCTTCTTGCGATAATTCATTCCTTTTTTTCAAAAGTAACTGTCTTATAACGTTTGTAAAATCATCGCCTATGTAAAATATAGCCTCATTTTTTTCTGCAAAGTGGTAATCAATTCTCGCAACGTAATCCTTAAATAAACGATAATACCCTTTTGTATCGATTTGCACCACTTCGTAGTCTTTCTCGACATTGTCGATTTTTGAAATTATTTCGTAAAGTATACCTTCATTCAACCTATCTTTTTCTAAATCAGCGACTGTAACATTATTACCTTTAAGTTTTGAGACTATACTTGCTTTCTCTCCGGTTTCATCTAAAAGTTCAATAATTTCTGCCAAAATCCGCATTGTTGAACTTTTATCGTAGGTGCCATTTTTAAGATACTCTTCGTCAACGAAAACACCGTTAAAACCTTCTGATGATTTTACTATTTGGGAGCTTTCAACTAACTGTTTGTAAAATTCAGGCCCGAAAATTACAGGAGGTCTAAAGAAAAATTCTCCTGCGTATATAAGGATATCGAACAAGCTTATAGCAGGAAACGGGGGAATATTACCAAGCAAGACAAATTTCGCAATTCTTAGAATTGCCTCAATGAGCCTTTTTTGTTCCTCATAAGATAGCGAGATTAATTCACCTGAGGGGGTTATGACGTGTTTTTCACCTGAGTATCTGAAGAATACGTTTATACTTTCATCTGCACGCTCTACCGTGATGGGAAGTATAAATCTTTTAGAATACGTGTAACTATTTAAATGGACTACAAAGTCGTGAAAGTCATTCACAAAATCTTTGCTGGTACTCCATTTTAGGACCATTCCATCCTCTGTTTCTATAACCTCTTCTTTACAAAGTAAATCTCTAATGAGTGCTAAATTAGAATTTAAACGCGTAATAACCCCCCCTGGGATTTAGGAAAAGGTAATACCAACAAAAACTTAAAGCTATCTTATTTTGATAGTAATGTTGGCTATCTAAATATTCTTAATAGCCTCCAATTGTGTGTTAAACATCAACTTAGCTTCCCTAATAACTTGTTCTACGATAACGGATAATTCTCCTTTCAAAGTACATCCTGCAGCTCTTGGGTGTCCACCGCCACCTAGAAGAACTGCCAATTTACTACAATCAAACCAATCTTTGGAGCGGAAACTTATGTGCACCTCGTTCTGTTCATATTCAGAAAAGAAGATGGCAAGTTCTACACCCTGTATTGAACGTAGTTCCCCAACAAAACCACCACTGTCGTCTTCTGTACAGTTGTTTGATTCGTAATCTTTCTTCGAAAGATAAGAGTAGACTATTTGTCCATCGTTTTCTGTGCGGATAT
It encodes the following:
- a CDS encoding tetratricopeptide repeat-containing diguanylate cyclase; translated protein: MVLKWSTSKDFVNDFHDFVVHLNSYTYSKRFILPITVERADESINVFFRYSGEKHVITPSGELISLSYEEQKRLIEAILRIAKFVLLGNIPPFPAISLFDILIYAGEFFFRPPVIFGPEFYKQLVESSQIVKSSEGFNGVFVDEEYLKNGTYDKSSTMRILAEIIELLDETGEKASIVSKLKGNNVTVADLEKDRLNEGILYEIISKIDNVEKDYEVVQIDTKGYYRLFKDYVARIDYHFAEKNEAIFYIGDDFTNVIRQLLLKKRNELSQEEFSGLVQCLYSVCKFDAMVGELVNIFKRFGKVILIVKDVDDPHYLVRRFLEILKNSEIKTVVLTYKSKQPDKKFIIEIPGKKLSDKDIEAKLSRVAEDLLLIKTLGKEFDRQDLMIFSSVTGKDGESMLRKLIEEQLVRSDDGEYIVDYDLASPIEDDAQLKLIHEMMAKEYSRHISPYNQYALKAAFHYMRAGRELSAAVTYLRFVKIGLEKYTFSPSFLSDALYKAYEILKKNCKEESYAFHKLRLELENREGISLNFKSIQLPEKRIFTYLKALELFVEEKYLDCVSYIDDILRSFELTKYKSLKLSFIKERAYLSYYDKLSDTGPDVEEIQKIKIWNEKWAELKAEWLWLIGNALVYTNRKKATVFLNQALEIANQYSLKHLLVSIYNSFGIAYDGYLLSIVYFKEAIKIVGEIGYTRRSLTQRLNLARELLYFGKFKELFTEFSLLENSHKDYLSYSDLSFLYRLHGMVYSYLQRYEEGLRYFKKAFEIESEKKLLHHSLRGLILHEMLCGNRENAKELIQKHHDDPAIHTRAFEYFTAMIMAKDDEEFFRAWNDYITSNYTLLREEILYLFVEQIYKVDKERLADELDKWDSFYTSEMTKLSLLYILLAKQKYYELIQNEIKRDLVKLRIARIVFDLEIEKDFEQPLKDILFVDFRRNAVENEIVDTLEILKSIDQKTGLDEFLRIFSNILINLFEPHHVFVSVRDKKTNLRASIGIVTSDEKKSIVRFDPLEVHIKDNIDKDSDYLIFFSTNRLVLSEEEKKDIWDKITLLDELFASQVRGIIYRERATRDVLTGLYNRWRFLEILQEYMEEPAVSRKEKEVTVFIADIDNFKKINDTYGHLTGDMVLKNIAAILKDNIGENGIVARYGGEEFVGAMKVDKARCVEICEGVRMAIEKSSYDIFGFQVTISFGIASSFEKQNITELIGLADNRLYIAKETGKNRVCFS